In Erinaceus europaeus unplaced genomic scaffold, mEriEur2.1 scaffold_400, whole genome shotgun sequence, a genomic segment contains:
- the GARIN4 gene encoding Golgi-associated RAB2 interactor protein 4, with amino-acid sequence MAGEAPQPSSPARGMGLFQAGTGKLQRQLRRGEFDLFRHVPVFESDFIQITKRGEVIDVHNRVRMVTVGVACTSPLLPLPDVMLLARPAAGEGDRGRGRRAKALELTRLLPLKFVRVSVHDHEKQQLRLKFATGRSCYLQLCPAPDAKAEGLFQDWEKLVHLLRPPLDSLSGAYTTPARDTECLPLLGQEERTSPAPADDQDRVSVRSLAAGSEVGGATSAAFSGGENLAFPPDSVRSPAEPQEAASDAESATGTLDVALAIPHPSVPWGLSTDKLWEEAGSPRDSLTGPDIAQVAATCSQHSEAALVGLADQGPEDIEVVDEAGAGATRRAGGKTAKEPSRSDEDTLISILPESRESSEVTRVPWAARASRKARRERRERREKERRPRGSRHHRRAPESRHKAGSDKNPRKVPGGRPRRASGEDKRDRGLGSAGGGWRGPAHKGMGHAPTGKDSRPSHKSSRSLSPSSSSSTFKRLSRVSSFLRTIKVSLTARTSASLPEPEKPLPPLPQRHSMEVILKRPEDGGPAPAAGVGLVTAVTVGAES; translated from the coding sequence ATGGCCGGTGAGGCTCCGCAGCCCTCCTCCCCAGCGCGGGGCATGGGGCTGTTCCAGGCGGGCACGGGCAAGCTGCAGCGTCAGCTGCGCAGGGGTGAGTTCGACCTGTTCCGGCACGTGCCCGTGTTCGAGAGCGACTTCATCCAGATCACCAAGCGCGGGGAGGTGATCGATGTGCACAACCGCGTGCGCATGGTCACGGTGGGCGTCGCCTGCACCAGCCCCCTGCTGCCGCTGCCCGATGTCATGCTGCTGGCCCGGCCGGCCGCGGGAGAGGGGGACAGGGGCCGGGGCCGGCGGGCCAAGGCGCTGGAGCTCACCCGCCTGCTGCCTCTCAAGTTCGTCCGCGTCTCCGTGCACGACCACGAGAAGCAGCAGCTGCGGCTCAAGTTCGCCACCGGCCGTTCCTGCTACCTACAGCTGTGCCCGGCGCCCGACGCCAAGGCCGAGGGTctcttccaggactgggagaagctgGTGCACCTGCTGCGGCCGCCGCTGGACAGCCTGAGTGGCGCCTACACCACGCCGGCCCGGGACACCGAGTGCCTGCCACTGCTGGGCCAGGAGGAGCGCACCAGCCCCGCACCGGCCGACGATCAGGACCGGGTCAGCGTCAGGAGCCTGGCCGCTGGCTCCGAGGTGGGGGGGGCCACCTCCGCTGCTTTCTCGGGGGGCGAGAACCTGGCCTTCCCCCCAGACTCCGTCCGGTCCCCTGCAGAGCCCCAGGAGGCCGCCTCTGACGCAGAATCTGCGACCGGCACCTTGGACGTGGCCCTGGCCATCCCCCACCCTAGCGTCCCCTGGGGGCTGAGCACAGACAAGCTGTGGGAAGAAGCGGGGTCCCCGAGGGACAGCCTGACTGGCCCGGACATCGCCCAGGTGGCCGCCACGTGCTCCCAGCACTCAGAAGCTGCCCTGGTGGGGCTGGCTGACCAGGGCCCTGAGGACATCGAGGTGGTGGACGAGGCTGGGGCAGGGGCTACCCGCAGGGCTGGGGGTAAGACAGCCAAGGAGCCCTCAAGGTCGGATGAGGACACCCTCATTTCCATCTTGCCCGAGTCCAGGGAGAGCTCTGAGGTGACCAGGGTGCCCTGGGCGGCGAGGGCCAGCCGCAAGGCCAGAAGGGAGCGGCGCGAGcgcagggagaaggaaagacggCCCAGGGGCTCCCGCCACCACCGCAGGGCCCCCGAGAGCCGCCACAAGGCGGGCAGTGACAAGAACCCACGCAAGGTGCCCGGCGGCCGGCCCCGCAGGGCCTCGGGCGAGGACAAGAGGGACAGGGGCCTTGGCAGCGCGGGGGGCGGTTGGCGGGGCCCGGCGCACAAGGGCATGGGCCATGCGCCCACCGGCAAGGACTCCCGCCCCTCCCACAAGAGCAGCAGAAGCCTGTCcccctccagctccagctccacctTCAAGCGGCTCAGCCGGGTCAGCTCCTTCCTGCGGACCATCAAGGTCAGCCTCACAGCCAGGACCTCGGCCTCCCTGCCAGAGCCAGAGAAGCCCCTGCCCCCTCTGCCCCAACGCCACAGCATGGAGGTCATCCTCAAGAGGCCGGAGGACGGGGGCCCGGCACCTGCTGCGGGAGTGGGCCTGGTGACCGCAGTGACCGTCGGAGCTGAGTCCTAG
- the ATF3 gene encoding cyclic AMP-dependent transcription factor ATF-3 isoform X1 yields MMLQHPGQASASEVSASAIVPCLSPPGSLVFEDFANLTPFVKEELRLTIQNKHLCHRLPSMLDSVTVSSRPLGLPATKDEIAPEEDERRKRRRERNKIAAAKCRNKKKEKTECLQKESEKLESVNAELKAQIEELKNEKQHLIYMLNLHRPTCIVRAQHGRTPEDERNLFIQHVKEGALQS; encoded by the exons ATGATGCTTCAGCACCCAGGCCAGGCCTCAGCCTCTGAAGTCAGCGCCTCCGCCATTGTCCCCTGCCTGTCCCCTCCCGGGTCCCTGGTGTTTGAGGACTTTGCCAACCTGACACCTTTTGTCAAGGAAGAACTGAGGCTCACCATCCAGAACAAGCacttgtgccaccgcctgccctccATGCTGGACTCGGTGACCGTCAGCAGCAGGCCCCTGGGGCTGCCCGCCACCAAGGATGAG ATCGCCCCTGAGGAagatgagaggaggaagagacgcCGGGAACGGAATAAGATCGCAGCGGCCAAGTGTCGgaacaagaagaaggagaagacggAGTGCCTACAGAAG GAGTCGGAGAAGCTGGAGAGCGTGAACGCCGAGCTGAAGGCCCAGATCGAGGAACTCAAGAACGAGAAGCAGCACCTTATCTACATGCTCAACCTGCACCGGCCCACCTGCATTGTGCGGGCCCAGCACGGGCGGACTCCTGAGGACGAACGGAACCTCTTCATCCAGCACGTAAAGGAGGGGGCGCTGCAGAGCTGA
- the ATF3 gene encoding cyclic AMP-dependent transcription factor ATF-3 isoform X2, with translation MGAASGRREHRAWSCSLASLGPAPREEPRWPLSKMMLQHPGQASASEVSASAIVPCLSPPGSLVFEDFANLTPFVKEELRLTIQNKHLCHRLPSMLDSVTVSSRPLGLPATKDEIAPEEDERRKRRRERNKIAAAKCRNKKKEKTECLQKESEKLESVNAELKAQIEELKNEKQHLIYMLNLHRPTCIVRAQHGRTPEDERNLFIQHVKEGALQS, from the exons ATGGGGGCGGCTTCGGGGCGCCGGGAGCACCGGGCGTGGAGCTGCTCCCTCGCCTCGCTCGGACCGGCGCCCCGGGAAGAGCCTCGGTGGCCACTAAG CAAAATGATGCTTCAGCACCCAGGCCAGGCCTCAGCCTCTGAAGTCAGCGCCTCCGCCATTGTCCCCTGCCTGTCCCCTCCCGGGTCCCTGGTGTTTGAGGACTTTGCCAACCTGACACCTTTTGTCAAGGAAGAACTGAGGCTCACCATCCAGAACAAGCacttgtgccaccgcctgccctccATGCTGGACTCGGTGACCGTCAGCAGCAGGCCCCTGGGGCTGCCCGCCACCAAGGATGAG ATCGCCCCTGAGGAagatgagaggaggaagagacgcCGGGAACGGAATAAGATCGCAGCGGCCAAGTGTCGgaacaagaagaaggagaagacggAGTGCCTACAGAAG GAGTCGGAGAAGCTGGAGAGCGTGAACGCCGAGCTGAAGGCCCAGATCGAGGAACTCAAGAACGAGAAGCAGCACCTTATCTACATGCTCAACCTGCACCGGCCCACCTGCATTGTGCGGGCCCAGCACGGGCGGACTCCTGAGGACGAACGGAACCTCTTCATCCAGCACGTAAAGGAGGGGGCGCTGCAGAGCTGA